A region from the Mycobacterium heidelbergense genome encodes:
- a CDS encoding nucleotidyl transferase AbiEii/AbiGii toxin family protein, with amino-acid sequence MSAGDAVFHRIQSVARSAAANSGTGAPTREYLIRHTLESFLDRLTRTSHAGDFVLKGGVLLAAYGARRPTKDADSNAIQADVTAEHLAQVVRDIAATDVDDGVVFDLDMIGVQEIREQTDYPGLRVRVAVSIGPWKGAAAWDVSTGDPIVPPPRQVTIDRILGDPITLLGYAPETTIAEKGVTILERGITSTRWRDYVDIVQLDRHGIDPDELLRSARAVARHRAVTLEPVAPHLAGYGEVGQAKWAAWRRKEHLESACEENLDDQITLVASCLDSVFAHGPE; translated from the coding sequence ATGAGCGCCGGCGACGCGGTGTTCCACCGGATCCAGTCTGTCGCCCGTTCCGCAGCGGCCAACAGCGGGACCGGCGCACCGACGCGCGAGTACCTGATTCGGCACACCCTCGAATCGTTCCTGGACCGACTCACCCGCACCTCCCATGCCGGCGACTTCGTCCTCAAGGGCGGGGTTCTGCTCGCCGCCTACGGGGCACGGCGCCCGACGAAGGATGCCGACTCCAACGCCATCCAGGCTGACGTCACCGCCGAGCATCTCGCCCAGGTGGTCCGTGACATCGCCGCGACCGACGTCGATGACGGTGTGGTGTTCGACCTCGACATGATTGGCGTGCAGGAGATCCGCGAGCAGACCGACTACCCGGGCCTGCGCGTACGGGTCGCCGTATCGATCGGACCGTGGAAGGGCGCCGCGGCCTGGGATGTATCCACCGGAGATCCTATCGTTCCGCCTCCCCGCCAGGTGACCATCGACCGGATCCTCGGCGACCCGATCACGCTGCTCGGTTACGCGCCCGAGACCACCATCGCCGAGAAGGGCGTCACCATCCTCGAACGCGGCATCACCAGTACCCGTTGGCGTGATTACGTCGACATCGTCCAGCTCGACCGCCACGGCATCGACCCCGATGAACTGCTCCGCTCGGCACGGGCCGTCGCGCGTCACCGCGCCGTTACCCTCGAACCCGTCGCTCCGCATCTGGCCGGTTACGGCGAGGTCGGACAAGCGAAATGGGCCGCATGGCGCCGCAAGGAACACCTCGAATCCGCCTGCGAGGAGAACCTCGATGACCAGATCACCCTGGTCGCCTCCTGCCTCGATTCCGTCTTTGCCCACGGCCCCGAATAG
- a CDS encoding cytochrome C oxidase subunit IV family protein, giving the protein MSARRERVTMVWLGLMVLTCVTTWGLSKDLFVPAVAVVGIFLIAAVKVSYVVLDFMELRNAPIPVRVAFQAWPIVVAVVILGFWFATPAII; this is encoded by the coding sequence ATGTCCGCACGGCGCGAACGGGTCACCATGGTGTGGCTGGGCTTGATGGTGTTGACCTGCGTGACGACATGGGGGCTGTCGAAGGATTTGTTCGTCCCCGCCGTCGCGGTGGTCGGGATTTTCCTGATCGCCGCGGTGAAAGTGAGCTACGTGGTGCTGGACTTCATGGAGCTACGTAACGCGCCAATACCGGTACGTGTCGCCTTCCAGGCTTGGCCGATTGTGGTGGCGGTGGTGATCCTGGGCTTCTGGTTCGCCACTCCAGCCATCATATGA
- a CDS encoding aromatic ring-hydroxylating dioxygenase subunit alpha, giving the protein MFPVLEQPPFVWIWLGPPAAAAGSEPPHTLWINDPAWTTFASAWQVSANYMMVHEHYLDFSYAPILHRRDVPPEVESMPAFNDVEVTETTVSYTRLLPEAQLTDWEADSTGLDRGLLYKRSESGTFVSPAMHRQYWEIATANGDGYTTTRTHGITPETEASTHVFMQASRNYRTDRDEVTTRLRSFLSEVAERNTSILEMASSHSGYDRWRGGVEFQADAAALRARRIVGVMLAKEAGRSAIRPGLAPNTRSDALSPLRSVTAS; this is encoded by the coding sequence GTGTTCCCTGTCCTCGAGCAACCACCTTTCGTCTGGATCTGGCTGGGACCGCCGGCCGCTGCCGCCGGCAGCGAACCACCACACACCTTGTGGATCAACGACCCGGCGTGGACAACGTTCGCCAGTGCCTGGCAAGTAAGCGCCAATTACATGATGGTCCACGAGCATTACCTGGACTTCAGCTACGCGCCCATCCTTCATAGGCGTGATGTGCCCCCGGAGGTCGAGAGCATGCCGGCATTCAACGATGTCGAAGTTACGGAAACCACCGTGTCTTATACTCGGCTCCTGCCGGAGGCCCAGCTCACCGACTGGGAGGCCGATTCCACCGGGCTGGACCGCGGCCTCCTATACAAGCGTAGCGAGAGCGGCACCTTCGTCTCTCCGGCGATGCACCGCCAATATTGGGAGATTGCAACCGCGAACGGCGACGGATACACCACGACCCGAACCCACGGCATCACGCCCGAGACGGAAGCATCAACTCACGTGTTCATGCAGGCGTCCCGCAACTATCGGACCGATCGCGATGAGGTGACCACCCGTCTGCGGTCGTTCCTGTCCGAGGTTGCCGAACGCAACACTTCCATACTCGAGATGGCGTCCAGCCACTCCGGCTATGACAGGTGGCGGGGCGGCGTCGAATTCCAGGCGGACGCGGCTGCCCTGCGCGCTCGACGCATCGTGGGCGTGATGTTGGCTAAAGAAGCGGGCCGCTCCGCAATACGACCCGGTCTCGCGCCGAATACCAGGAGTGACGCACTGAGCCCTCTCCGCTCTGTCACGGCTAGTTGA
- a CDS encoding DUF1330 domain-containing protein — protein sequence MIVVVEYPTPEAFLSMVTSEEYRVAHVHRAAALDRAELIATSPF from the coding sequence ATGATCGTCGTCGTTGAGTATCCAACCCCAGAAGCTTTCTTGAGCATGGTCACCAGCGAGGAGTATCGGGTCGCGCACGTGCACCGCGCAGCGGCGCTCGATCGCGCCGAGTTGATTGCGACGTCACCCTTTTGA
- a CDS encoding SDR family NAD(P)-dependent oxidoreductase, with the protein MTGGTTGIGRGIVERLAGEGASIVTCARHAPELPLPDGATFVAADITDEGSVAGVIDAAVDRHGRLDVVVANAGGANIGPWPDEPFEQWRELVDINLHGTMLTCRAAWPHLVSTQGNIVVISSLSAWMGVGAHEMERMGGFQPSAAYQASKAGIEGLAKHLAGRGGEHGLRVNVVRPGRILTDKWQSFLGEDRLFWSHYQDIQLLKRHGRAEDVAAAVAFLASDEAAFITAAVLDVDGGAVAKL; encoded by the coding sequence GTGACCGGAGGGACCACCGGAATCGGGCGCGGTATCGTGGAACGCCTTGCCGGCGAAGGGGCCTCGATCGTCACCTGTGCACGTCATGCGCCAGAGTTGCCATTGCCCGACGGGGCGACGTTTGTCGCTGCGGATATCACCGACGAGGGGTCGGTTGCCGGCGTCATCGATGCGGCCGTGGACCGCCATGGGCGGCTTGATGTGGTCGTCGCCAACGCGGGCGGCGCCAACATCGGGCCCTGGCCCGACGAACCCTTCGAGCAATGGCGGGAGTTGGTCGACATCAACCTGCACGGCACGATGCTCACGTGTCGGGCGGCGTGGCCCCATCTGGTGTCGACACAGGGAAACATCGTTGTCATCTCGTCGCTTTCGGCGTGGATGGGCGTCGGCGCGCACGAGATGGAACGGATGGGTGGCTTTCAGCCCTCTGCTGCCTACCAGGCGAGCAAGGCCGGGATCGAGGGACTCGCAAAGCATCTCGCGGGCCGCGGCGGCGAGCATGGGCTGCGCGTCAACGTGGTGCGCCCAGGCCGCATCCTGACCGACAAGTGGCAGAGTTTCCTCGGCGAGGACCGCCTGTTTTGGTCCCACTATCAAGACATCCAGTTACTCAAGCGCCACGGCCGCGCGGAGGACGTCGCAGCCGCCGTGGCGTTCCTGGCTTCCGACGAAGCAGCTTTCATCACCGCCGCAGTCCTCGACGTCGACGGCGGCGCAGTCGCCAAACTCTAA
- a CDS encoding phosphotransferase, which yields MDDVNPEWMTAVLAQNGIVTTVCRVITEPVGNGQMGSCYRLFIAYDAGDGPDRLIVKLPATDPASRAAGQLGYRCETTFYREVANRVHLDTPRCFFAGMNERGDGFTLVLEDLSPAEAGDQIAGCSLDQARAAAVNVAGLHAPTWNDPAVRELDWLIPDLGAYPEMAAAFLVDATAQFLDRYEVTPDTAATLRGFADRFVEWATRRPEPFAMLHSDYRLDNLLFARSDAPRPVVAVDWQVVTVGCPLRDVAFLVGTGLSTESRRVGEKGIVEAYHHRLVALGVDGYGAEQCWEDYRYGLFQGPLITVLGASVAQPTERGDRMFPIMAERASAAIRDLDAMSLL from the coding sequence GTGGACGATGTCAACCCGGAGTGGATGACAGCTGTCCTCGCGCAGAACGGCATCGTGACCACCGTCTGCCGCGTGATCACGGAGCCGGTCGGCAACGGGCAGATGGGTTCGTGTTATCGGCTGTTCATTGCGTATGACGCCGGTGATGGTCCGGACCGGCTGATCGTGAAGCTGCCGGCCACCGATCCGGCAAGCCGCGCCGCCGGCCAGCTCGGCTACCGGTGCGAGACGACGTTTTACCGTGAGGTCGCCAATCGGGTGCATCTCGACACTCCTCGGTGCTTCTTCGCCGGGATGAACGAGCGCGGCGACGGATTCACGCTCGTGCTGGAGGACCTCTCACCCGCCGAGGCCGGCGACCAGATCGCCGGTTGCTCTCTGGATCAGGCTCGTGCGGCCGCGGTCAACGTCGCCGGATTGCACGCGCCGACATGGAACGACCCGGCGGTTCGTGAACTCGACTGGCTCATACCAGATCTCGGGGCGTACCCAGAAATGGCTGCCGCGTTCCTGGTGGACGCCACCGCGCAGTTTCTGGACCGTTATGAGGTAACCCCGGACACCGCGGCCACGCTGCGCGGCTTCGCTGATCGGTTCGTGGAGTGGGCAACTCGGCGGCCCGAGCCGTTCGCCATGCTGCACAGTGACTACCGGCTGGATAATCTGCTCTTCGCGCGATCCGATGCGCCCCGCCCGGTGGTCGCGGTCGATTGGCAGGTCGTCACCGTCGGGTGCCCGCTGCGCGATGTCGCCTTCCTGGTTGGCACTGGTCTGTCGACGGAAAGCCGTCGTGTCGGCGAGAAGGGGATCGTCGAGGCTTACCACCATCGCCTCGTGGCGCTCGGAGTCGACGGCTACGGCGCCGAACAGTGTTGGGAGGACTACCGCTACGGGTTGTTCCAAGGCCCGCTCATCACCGTGTTGGGCGCATCCGTCGCCCAGCCCACCGAACGGGGCGACCGGATGTTCCCCATCATGGCCGAGCGGGCGTCGGCGGCGATCCGTGATCTAGACGCGATGTCTCTGCTGTGA
- a CDS encoding aldehyde dehydrogenase family protein — MTTLIDDPLAKRRQLGIARPLIDGAWLDQTSLGEVDHTDPATGRVNGTIAMCGPEEVEAAVAAAKRAYPGWRALSADKRRRILQRIEELVEADLPELGRRTTAELGHPLTTSMSLSYMCAAWFGYYAGWSDKIEGATIPLTPAFNAGFDYTLAEPYGVVGIILTWNGPMVSVGMKVAPALAAGNCVVLKTPDLAPYTVARFAEIALEAGVPPGVLQVLPGGAAAGEALVRHPDVGKISFTGGIATAKNILDAARHTVKPVVLELGGKSANLVFPDADLNAAAALSVQSCFTMAGQGCVLATRMLVHRSVYDEVVAATAEAISGLRLGDPFASETTLGPVVNEAAYARVLTAIQRAQTGAAARLISGGHAAPPDKLAPDIAGGYYIEPTLLVDVDPESPVAQEELFGPVLAITPFDTEDQAVDIANATPYGLGAFVQTRDIARVHRIAPLLQAGTISVNGTSGLPPAAPFGGYKQSGYGREGGREGLFEFLRTKNVFIRI; from the coding sequence ATGACCACACTCATCGATGACCCGCTGGCCAAGCGGCGCCAACTCGGCATCGCCCGGCCACTCATCGACGGGGCATGGCTTGACCAGACGTCCCTCGGCGAGGTGGACCACACCGATCCCGCCACCGGAAGGGTCAACGGCACCATCGCAATGTGCGGCCCCGAGGAAGTCGAGGCCGCCGTCGCCGCGGCCAAACGGGCGTATCCGGGGTGGCGGGCGCTGTCTGCGGACAAACGCCGGCGCATCTTGCAGCGCATCGAGGAATTGGTGGAGGCCGACCTGCCGGAGTTGGGCAGGCGCACGACCGCCGAATTAGGCCACCCGTTGACCACCTCGATGAGCCTGTCCTACATGTGCGCCGCCTGGTTCGGGTACTACGCCGGCTGGTCAGACAAAATCGAGGGCGCCACCATTCCACTGACCCCGGCGTTCAACGCCGGCTTCGACTACACCCTGGCCGAACCCTACGGTGTCGTCGGAATCATCCTGACCTGGAACGGACCGATGGTCTCGGTGGGCATGAAGGTCGCTCCCGCCCTGGCCGCGGGCAACTGCGTGGTGTTAAAAACGCCCGATCTTGCCCCATATACGGTGGCCCGGTTCGCCGAAATCGCCCTGGAAGCCGGTGTGCCACCAGGAGTGCTGCAGGTGTTGCCCGGCGGCGCCGCGGCCGGCGAAGCCCTGGTCCGGCATCCCGACGTCGGAAAAATCTCATTCACCGGCGGAATCGCCACCGCGAAAAACATCCTCGACGCCGCCAGGCACACCGTAAAACCCGTCGTGCTCGAACTCGGCGGCAAGTCGGCCAACCTTGTTTTCCCCGACGCCGACCTTAACGCGGCCGCAGCGCTGTCGGTGCAGTCCTGTTTCACGATGGCCGGGCAGGGCTGCGTCCTGGCAACCCGCATGTTGGTGCACCGATCTGTTTACGACGAGGTGGTCGCAGCGACCGCGGAAGCTATATCGGGGCTGCGTCTGGGCGACCCGTTTGCCTCCGAAACGACCCTGGGCCCCGTGGTGAACGAGGCGGCTTACGCGCGCGTGCTCACGGCAATACAACGCGCACAAACCGGCGCCGCCGCGCGCCTGATCAGCGGGGGACACGCCGCGCCACCGGATAAGCTCGCCCCCGACATTGCCGGAGGCTACTACATCGAACCGACCCTGCTCGTTGACGTCGATCCCGAAAGCCCTGTCGCGCAAGAGGAATTGTTCGGCCCGGTGCTGGCCATCACGCCGTTCGACACCGAGGACCAGGCCGTCGACATCGCCAACGCAACCCCCTACGGCCTGGGCGCGTTCGTACAGACCCGCGACATCGCCCGCGTGCACCGCATCGCACCGCTACTGCAGGCGGGAACGATCTCGGTCAACGGGACATCCGGGCTCCCACCGGCGGCGCCGTTCGGTGGCTACAAGCAGAGTGGGTACGGCCGCGAAGGCGGCCGGGAAGGACTCTTCGAGTTCCTGCGCACCAAAAATGTGTTCATCCGGATCTAA
- a CDS encoding NAD(P)-dependent oxidoreductase — translation MTAAKPTVGFIGLGSQGAPMAQALIDAGHDTVLWARRPEALEPFANTARIASNPAELAELADVVGICVLNDDDVVEVALRPNGLLAGITPGTSVLIHSTVHPTTCRQLGDRFSERGADVLDAPVSGGGGAARARRLLVMVGGDHDVYTRVAPVLSAFGNPVVHVGALGSGQLAKLLNNLLFTATLGLAHETVELAADLGVNETALLSILQHASGRSFAVQMYAGLLGDLRPPSARVRTVAGLLGKDVAIARDLAENATGGDHLLTAAHRMLAAMGHDLCV, via the coding sequence ATGACCGCCGCCAAGCCGACCGTCGGATTCATCGGCCTCGGAAGCCAGGGCGCGCCGATGGCCCAGGCACTCATCGACGCGGGTCACGACACCGTGTTGTGGGCCCGCCGACCCGAGGCCCTCGAGCCGTTCGCCAACACCGCGCGCATAGCATCCAACCCCGCCGAACTCGCTGAACTGGCCGATGTGGTCGGCATCTGCGTGCTCAATGACGACGATGTGGTCGAGGTGGCGCTGCGCCCGAACGGATTGTTGGCCGGGATCACGCCGGGAACGTCGGTGCTGATTCACAGCACCGTGCACCCCACAACCTGCCGGCAACTGGGCGACCGCTTCAGCGAACGAGGCGCCGACGTACTAGACGCACCGGTCAGCGGCGGCGGCGGGGCGGCCCGTGCTCGGCGCCTGCTCGTGATGGTGGGCGGCGATCACGACGTTTACACCAGGGTCGCGCCCGTGCTGTCCGCTTTCGGCAACCCTGTCGTGCACGTCGGAGCCCTGGGCTCCGGCCAGCTCGCCAAACTCCTCAACAACCTGCTGTTTACGGCAACGCTCGGTTTGGCACATGAGACTGTCGAGCTCGCCGCTGATTTGGGCGTGAACGAGACCGCCCTGCTGAGCATCCTGCAGCACGCCAGCGGACGCAGCTTCGCGGTGCAGATGTACGCCGGGCTACTCGGAGACCTTCGGCCACCGTCGGCTCGCGTGCGCACCGTCGCGGGCTTGCTCGGCAAAGACGTCGCCATCGCCCGAGACCTCGCCGAAAACGCCACCGGCGGTGATCATTTGCTGACCGCCGCCCACCGGATGCTGGCGGCGATGGGACACGACCTCTGCGTGTGA
- a CDS encoding SDR family NAD(P)-dependent oxidoreductase yields the protein MRDLTGAVAVITGAGSGIGRACALALAAEGTRIVVSDIDLERASGTAEQIASRGGSAHAVGCDVTRDADVQRLQDAALAEYGAVDIVMNNVGVIAVGAPEDLPLSAWAHTFDTNVLSIARSLRVFLPGLLAQGRGHIVNTASTSALWPYGYDRLPYAASKGAVVTLSESLALYTRPRGVGVTCLCPGPVRTAIAEQVTVFGTPKSIRAPSLAPIEATEVGRLVVDAIKNDTFFLTTHHEVADIVRKRADDIDAFLDAQIAALAGP from the coding sequence ATGCGTGACCTCACCGGCGCGGTCGCGGTCATCACCGGTGCCGGCAGCGGCATCGGTCGCGCGTGCGCGTTGGCGCTGGCCGCAGAAGGGACCCGGATAGTCGTATCCGATATCGACCTCGAACGAGCGTCGGGAACCGCTGAGCAGATCGCCTCCCGGGGGGGCAGCGCCCACGCCGTGGGCTGTGACGTGACCCGCGATGCGGACGTCCAGCGCCTGCAGGACGCGGCGCTGGCCGAGTACGGCGCCGTCGACATCGTCATGAACAACGTCGGTGTCATCGCAGTCGGGGCGCCTGAAGACCTGCCGCTGTCGGCGTGGGCGCACACCTTCGACACCAACGTGCTGTCGATCGCCCGCAGCCTGCGGGTCTTCCTGCCGGGACTGCTGGCCCAGGGCCGCGGTCACATCGTCAACACCGCATCGACGTCGGCGTTGTGGCCCTACGGCTACGACCGTCTTCCCTATGCCGCCAGCAAGGGCGCCGTCGTGACACTGTCCGAGTCGCTGGCGCTCTATACCCGTCCCCGCGGGGTGGGAGTCACATGCCTATGCCCCGGACCCGTGCGGACAGCCATCGCCGAACAGGTCACCGTGTTCGGCACCCCGAAATCGATACGGGCGCCCAGCCTTGCGCCCATTGAGGCCACCGAAGTGGGACGGCTCGTCGTCGACGCCATCAAGAACGACACCTTTTTCCTCACCACCCACCACGAAGTTGCCGACATCGTGCGCAAGCGGGCCGACGACATCGACGCCTTCCTGGACGCCCAGATCGCCGCGTTGGCCGGCCCATGA
- a CDS encoding carboxymuconolactone decarboxylase family protein, producing MTSELATDSAERRRRGEAVFSDVMTVPSALDASPYRDAGLLDFVFPEVWARPGLSRRDRRWITLACVGAADTVAPIEAHVYAALRSGDMTFEQMQEFVLHFAVYCGWPKASFLDEVVWRQQSRVAAERGEPGPDGRPWDVWSAGMDPETRISNGEQCFAAVNCVPYPGRTTAYRTAGILNFVFGEVWQRPGLTTRDRRFITLACVGLDDTVGPIRSHFYSALKSGDVTIDEMRELILHFAVYSGFAKAEFLDEVVSESWAGIQRGAAEAAR from the coding sequence ATGACATCAGAATTAGCCACCGACAGCGCGGAACGGCGCCGACGAGGCGAGGCGGTCTTCAGCGACGTCATGACCGTCCCCAGCGCCTTGGATGCCAGCCCCTACCGCGATGCCGGACTGCTCGACTTCGTCTTCCCCGAAGTGTGGGCGCGCCCCGGCCTTAGCCGACGGGACCGACGGTGGATCACCCTGGCCTGCGTGGGCGCAGCCGATACCGTCGCACCCATTGAAGCCCACGTGTACGCCGCGCTGCGCAGTGGCGACATGACCTTCGAGCAAATGCAGGAGTTCGTTCTGCATTTCGCCGTCTACTGCGGCTGGCCCAAGGCCTCGTTCCTCGACGAAGTGGTCTGGCGCCAACAGTCCCGCGTCGCCGCCGAGCGCGGAGAGCCCGGGCCCGACGGCCGACCCTGGGATGTCTGGAGTGCCGGGATGGATCCCGAGACGCGAATCAGCAACGGCGAGCAGTGTTTCGCCGCGGTCAACTGCGTCCCCTATCCGGGCCGAACGACGGCATACCGCACCGCCGGCATTCTGAACTTCGTGTTCGGCGAGGTGTGGCAACGCCCCGGGCTGACGACGCGCGACCGCCGATTCATCACGTTGGCCTGTGTCGGTCTCGACGACACCGTCGGACCGATCAGGTCGCACTTTTACTCCGCGCTCAAAAGCGGCGACGTCACCATCGACGAGATGCGCGAGCTGATACTGCATTTCGCCGTCTATTCGGGCTTCGCCAAAGCCGAGTTCCTCGACGAGGTGGTCAGTGAGAGCTGGGCGGGCATCCAGCGTGGCGCCGCAGAGGCAGCACGGTAA
- a CDS encoding SDR family oxidoreductase yields MTPPGTVCNVDRCVPTPRTTAARPDVLRREKYGTRLTLDTAMPESVWVHTDLAGKVAIITGGAGGIGAVFGRALAEQGASVVLADLDHERAAKVADSIAADGGAAIGVGLDVTNPDSTKAVVADTTERWGGLDILINSAALMAEIPFGPLDTFPLDWWERVIAVNLTGPLLCTQAATPAMAARGGGRIVNMVSAGAFQPAGVYGVSKYALVGLTMNLAAQLGAKGITVNAIAPGLVADEAGMRALPDGPIRESIKAPIPLKTHVEGPPEDLVGTLLLLVSAAGGWITGQTISVDGGWIMRF; encoded by the coding sequence GTGACACCCCCCGGCACCGTCTGCAATGTCGATCGCTGTGTCCCGACGCCTCGCACAACGGCCGCTCGTCCGGATGTGCTGCGAAGGGAAAAATATGGCACTCGATTGACATTAGACACTGCGATGCCCGAGTCTGTGTGGGTGCACACCGATCTAGCGGGCAAAGTCGCGATCATCACTGGCGGTGCGGGCGGTATTGGGGCGGTGTTCGGCCGCGCGCTCGCCGAGCAGGGCGCTTCGGTGGTGCTGGCAGACCTCGACCATGAACGCGCGGCCAAGGTGGCCGACTCCATTGCCGCCGATGGCGGCGCGGCCATCGGCGTCGGACTCGACGTGACCAACCCCGATTCGACGAAGGCGGTCGTCGCCGATACGACGGAGCGCTGGGGTGGGCTGGACATCCTGATCAACAGCGCCGCCTTGATGGCAGAAATCCCCTTCGGCCCCCTGGACACCTTCCCGTTGGACTGGTGGGAGCGAGTCATCGCGGTAAACCTGACCGGACCGCTGCTGTGCACGCAGGCCGCGACGCCGGCGATGGCTGCGCGCGGCGGCGGCCGGATCGTGAACATGGTCTCGGCGGGCGCCTTCCAGCCCGCCGGCGTTTACGGAGTCAGCAAGTACGCCCTGGTGGGATTGACGATGAACCTCGCGGCTCAGCTGGGCGCCAAAGGCATCACGGTGAACGCGATCGCGCCCGGTCTGGTCGCCGACGAGGCCGGCATGCGGGCGCTCCCAGACGGGCCGATCCGGGAATCGATCAAAGCGCCGATCCCACTCAAAACCCATGTCGAAGGTCCCCCTGAGGATCTGGTTGGCACCCTACTGCTTTTGGTGTCGGCGGCCGGCGGGTGGATTACTGGCCAAACCATCAGTGTCGACGGCGGCTGGATCATGCGCTTTTAG
- a CDS encoding TetR family transcriptional regulator, producing MFPLSVVTGEETAATSRRDRNKLRTRFRLQRAALELFATHGYDATTIAQITEAADVSLRTFFRYFDAKDEVLFACDEGEPPFFQLLRDQPLDVDDIAAVRGALAALLPQSRAEEERTLLLKRALVSTPALEGRNLAIQRDFQNRIALTLAQRRGLSQPDDASLVAAAITQAVMHLAFDRWAASGGREDLQADLGTLFDLVTSIPSG from the coding sequence ATGTTTCCCTTGAGTGTCGTAACTGGCGAGGAGACTGCGGCCACGAGCCGACGTGACCGGAACAAGTTGCGCACCCGGTTTCGGTTGCAGCGTGCCGCACTGGAGCTGTTCGCAACCCATGGTTATGACGCGACGACCATCGCCCAAATCACCGAGGCCGCCGACGTTTCGCTCCGGACGTTTTTTCGGTATTTCGACGCGAAGGATGAGGTGCTGTTCGCCTGCGATGAGGGTGAGCCGCCGTTCTTTCAACTACTACGCGACCAACCACTTGATGTCGACGACATCGCGGCCGTGCGAGGCGCGCTTGCGGCCCTGTTGCCCCAGTCCCGCGCCGAGGAGGAGCGTACTCTGCTCCTCAAGCGCGCACTGGTCTCAACACCGGCTCTGGAAGGCCGAAACTTGGCGATTCAGCGCGACTTTCAGAACAGGATCGCCCTGACTCTTGCCCAGCGGCGGGGTCTCAGCCAACCCGACGATGCGTCGCTGGTCGCTGCAGCGATCACGCAGGCGGTGATGCACTTGGCGTTCGATCGCTGGGCCGCCAGCGGCGGACGCGAGGACCTTCAGGCAGACCTAGGCACGTTATTCGACCTGGTTACGTCTATACCGTCGGGATAG